From one Rattus norvegicus strain BN/NHsdMcwi chromosome 7, GRCr8, whole genome shotgun sequence genomic stretch:
- the Pglyrp2 gene encoding N-acetylmuramoyl-L-alanine amidase isoform X1, giving the protein MKAWGVLWIVLGLSLWPKPGTASSLPMVMDSIIQALEELEQKVLVTEAGVTASAWILSAKNYSSHNSLHQHLLLKAPSQNTTEPDTHSLSPELQALISEVAQHDVRDGQEYGVVLAPDGSTVAVKPLLVGLEAGLQGRSVANLSSDCLDTCDTGAIWPGLKDAFTNVSSPDAGATLPNDKAKTPTTVDRLLAVTLAGDLGLTFLHRSQTWSPPGLGIEGCWDQLSAPRVFTLLDHKASRLTMAFLNGALDGALLGAHLSRIPKPHPPLSRLLREYYGAGVDGDPAFRSNFRRQNGVALTSAPTLAQQVWEALVLLQKLEPGHPRLQNMSQKQLAQVATFATKEFTEAFLGCPAIHPRCRWGAAPYRGHPTPLRLPLGLLYVHHTYVPAPPCTTFQSCAADMRSMQRFHQNVRGWADIGYSFVVGSDGYVYQGRGWHWVGAHTLGYNSRGFGVAFVGNYTGSLPSEAALNTVRDVLPSCAIRAGLLRPDYKLFGHRQLGKTDCPGNALFNLLRTWPHFTVVEN; this is encoded by the exons ATGAAGGCCTGGGGTGTCCTCTGGATTGTGCTTGGATTGTCGCTGTGGCCAAAGCCAGGGACAG CCTCCTCCTTACCCATGGTCATGGACTCCATCATCCAGGCTCTTGAGGAACTTGAGCAAAAGGTACTGGTGACTGAGGCCGGCGTCACTGCCTCTGCATGGATTCTGTCAGCCAAGAACTACAGCTCCCACAATTCCCTTCACCAGCACTTGCTGCTGAAGGCACCAAGCCAAAACACTACAGAGCCAGATACTCACTCGCTCAGTCCGGAGCTACAAGCCCTGATTTCTGAGGTGGCCCAACATGATGTACGGGATGGGCAGGAGTACGGAGTGGTGCTGGCACCTGATGGCTCCACTGTAGCCGTGAAGCCCCTGCTGGTTGGGCTGGAGGCCGGCCTACAGGGGCGCAGTGTTGCTAACTTGTCTTCAGATTGCTTGGATACTTGCGATACTGGAGCCATCTGGCCAGGACTCAAAGATGCCTTCACAAATGTCTCTTCTCCAGATGCTGGAGCCACTTTACCAAATGACAAAGCCAAGACACCCACCACTGTGGACAGACTCCTGGCAGTCACCTTGGCTGGAGACTTAGGTCTGACCTTCCTCCACAGGTCCCAGACTTGGAGTCCTCCAGGCCTGGGAATTGAGGGTTGCTGGGACCAGCTTTCTGCCCCCAGGGTCTTCACACTCTTGGACCACAAGGCATCCAGGCTCACCATGGCTTTCCTCAATGGTGCCTTGGATGGAGCTCTCCTTGGGGCCCACTTGAGCCGGATCCCTaagccccacccacccctcaGTCGCCTGCTGAGAGAGTACTATGGAGCTGGGGTGGATGGAGATCCAGCGTTCCGCAGCAACTTCCGAAGGCAGAACGGGGTTGCTTTGACTTCAGCCCCTACCCTAGCCCAGCAAGTATGGGAGGCCCTTGTCCTGCTACAGAAACTGGAGCCGGGACATCCGCGGTTGCAGAACATGAGTCAAAAACAGCTGGCTCAGGTAGCCACCTTTGCTACCAAGGAGTTCACTGAGGCTTTCTTGG GATGCCCAGCCATTCATCCCCGTTGCCGCTGGGGAGCGGCGCCCTACCGAGGCCACCCAACGCCACTCCGACTGCCACTTGGACTCTTATATGTGCATCACACATACGTGCCAGCGCCACCCTGCACCACCTTCCAGAGCTGCGCCGCCGATATGCGCTCAATGCAGCGTTTCCATCAGAACGTGCGCGGCTGGGCTGACATCGGCTACAG TTTCGTGGTAGGCTCCGACGGCTATGTGTACCAGGGCCGTGGCTGGCACTGGGTAGGTGCGCACACGCTCGGCTACAACTCCCGCGGCTTCGGTGTGGCCTTCGTGGGCAACTACACTGGGTCACTGCCCAGCGAAGCTGCGCTGAACACCGTGCGTGACGTGCTACCGAGCTGCGCGATTCGCGCAGGTCTCTTGCGGCCAGACTACAAGCTATTCGGTCACCGCCAGCTAGGGAAAACTGACTGCCCGGGGAACGCGCTCTTCAACTTGCTGCGCACCTGGCCTCACTTCACTGTG